The Candidatus Woesearchaeota archaeon sequence GCCCTTGCCCTTGCTTATTCAACTTTTCTTGGAGAGCAGCCGGATTTGCCATATTCACTCAGGTATGCTGAGTTTGAGCAGAATAAAAAAATGTTCGGGCTTGGCTTTGGGCTCGCGCCGACCATCCACGGTGAAACAAATTATGCTGTTAGAATCACAGAGGGAAATAAGTCAGTTGTTTACAGCGGCGACGGCATGTTTACTGAGCAAGGCAGGAAACTCTACAGGGGATGTGACCTGCTGATACATGAATCTTTCACAATTGACGAGACTTTCAGGGGGCATGCAATGGCCACTGACCTAATCAAAATGAGCAAGGAAGAGAATGTCAAGGCATTGGCGCTGGTTCATTTCAGGGAAACTGTCAGGGCAGGAGACCTGGCCAGGCTGAGAACAATAATTAAAAAGGAAAAAATAAATGCATTTGTCCCCGAGCCAGGAACAATGCTGGTCATCTGAATGATACCATGCCAAAGCTTATCATTAACGCAACAATTCTGCCGGAAATTTTCCGGAAAAAATGAGCAAAGGCATAAATAACTTATGGATATGCAATAACGCATGATCAGCCGAAAAGAATTGATGGTTCTTGCATGCCTGAGAAAAAATGCAAGGCAGCCCCTAGTTGAAATGGCAGGGCAAACAGGCATGTCCGTATCAAATGTGCATTCCATCATGAGAAAGATAGCCAGCCACGGAATAAGCAAAAATTATTGCGAGCTGGATTTCGGAATGGCCGGCTACCCGATACGGCTATGCTACATCGTGCAGATTGGCAGCAATAAGGGAACAAATGAAAACTTAGGGGAGCTTTTGAATGCCAGGCCGGATTTGCTAAAGCATGTCAATAATGTTTTCAGGCTTAACAATGGCACGAATTATTTTATCGAAGCCATTTTCAGGGAAATGCGGGAAGCCTATGCGTTCAGCGAGCTGCTGCAGCAAGTTTCCAAAAATTTTGCCGAACACCATGTTATTGAAGTCATCAAAAAAGAGGGGTTTGAATTGCCCTTGAAGAGCGAATAGCGGTTAATGACCGCATTCAGGGCAAAATTCTGGCTTTTTTGCTGGGCATTTGTTCTCATAAATGGTTAAGCTGTCCTCATAATAGTTTATAATCCCCCAAGCATGGTGCGAAAGGTTTATATATGAATATAATCATGTAACAGCTAAGAAGAGGTGAATCCATGGGTGAGGATGACAGTGAGTATGAATTGACTTCTCGAAAGCAGCTAGAGGATTTGAAGAGGGAAATTAGAAGGCTCAAAGGCAAGTCACCTGAAGATGACAGGGAAGCCCGCCCGCACAGTTCAGGCAAGCTGGATTCATCGGGCAGCGGCTCATTGCAGGACTCAATTGACGAACTTAACGGCCACATTAGCGAGCTTCTGGATATTTTCAAAATGGCCAAAGACGGCGAATCCGAAGATGGCAACTCACATGAGACCATCATGAAAAAGCTTGATTTGATTCTGGATGAAAACAGAAAGATTGCAAAAGGCATTGTGTCCCTGGCAGACATGATGAAAAGGCAAGCGCAGGCGCCTCCTCCAATGCCCATGAGGGATATGGGCATGCAACAGGGAATGCCTCCGCCATTGAGGGCCCCATTGCAAAGAGTGCAGGCTCCGCCTCCAATGCAGGGCATGCCGCCACAGTTTGGCCCTCCGCCAGGAGGAATGCCGCCGCCTTTTGACATTCCTCCAGCCTTGCAGCCATTTAATCCAGGAATGCCCCCTCCGCCGCCAAGGGAAGAAAAGAAGAGGGGCCTTTTCGGAAGGTAGCAGCTAAAATGCAGCGCGGGCAAATCGATTTTGATGCTGTTTCTCATGCACTGGCTAAACTTTCTGCCGCAGCAAAATCCGTGGACACGTCGAAGAGGTTCAGCCTTGGCCCATTGCCGGTTTCTGAGCAAAAGCAGAGCTATTACAGCACAGGCAGGAAGCAGAAAAAACAGGCATTGAAGCCCATTGAGAATGAAAAAAGCAGCGGCTCCAAAAGCATCATTGCAGTTGTCCCAGCCGGGCCGGATATGGATGCAGGGCAGAAAGCTGAATATGAAAAGCTTGCGTCAAGGTATGAGGGCCTCAAGGAAAAATACCAGATGCTTCTTGATGAAAAATCACGCAGCGAGCGGCTTTTGCAGGAAAGGCTGGAAATAATTTCCAAAAGGGCACAAAGGGAAAGCACGCTGGAAATTGTGAGGAAAAAACTCATGAAGCTTGAAGAGCGGAACAGGAAATTGATGAGCAGTGGCGGCGCGCCGTATGACAAGCTTCAGAAAATGCTCGACCGAATTGCAGAAATCAGGAGAAGACTTTACTTGCCTGATGCGCTTGAGGAGCATGAGCACATTTTGGAAAAGGAAAGCCATGAAGAAGAGGTTTATGACAAGATTGGGGATATGGATTTTGAGCCAGAACAGCCAGGCGGCCAGCCACTGGCCGGCCAGGACATCCAGGGAGATGGAATGCCCTTTCCACCGGATGCAATGAATGCTGCCAATTCAATCAATGCAAACCAGCAGCGGGAAAGTGAAGGCAACATGGAAAAGGCAATGGCTGAGCAGGGACAAAGCCTTATGCCTCTTGACCCGTCCATGATGGCTGGCCAGGAAAGCGAAACAGCTGATGGCTATGGCAATACGCCGGTTTTTGAAGCAGATGTCCCCCCGGAATGGCTTGCGGAAGAATCCCCGCAGGAAATGGTGCCGGACAATATTGAAGCGCCAATTGTCCCCCCGCTGGAAGGGAAAGATGATGACAAGGCAAGGCTTCCTGAATTAAGGGATGATGAGCAGACAACACCTCTGCCCGGCGAGAAGAAAGAAGGACTGGCCGGAAAATTGAAAGGGCTTTTCCATAAATGAGGCAAGATTGGGGTAATAGCCATGCTTAGCATTCTAACAACACAAATTTTATATAATCCCCGATAAGGAAAAATGCCATGTTAATCGTCAAATCCAACATAAAGGAAGCCACGACATACCAGGGCAAGGCATACAATGTCTCAAGCGATTTTGCAGATGCGTTGGACGCCAAAGTCAAGGAAATGATCCAGGACGCATGCAGAAGGGCGGGCCAGAACAACAGGCACACAATAATGCCGCGAGACCTTTGAGCATTTTGCCGACTAGAGCTTTTTCAGCCAGCTTCTGATAATTTCTTCTGCCGGCTTTATCATCCCTATGCCAAATCCAATTACAAAGATGAGAATAACACCGCCTGTAATCATCAGTATTGTCATCTCGGCCAGGAAAATCCTGAAGCCGATTTCGCGCAAGGCAATTCCGGCAAAGAAGATGATGGTAAGAATCTTTATGAGTGTGCTGATAGCCTGAATGCCGCGAAGCTTTTTCGCATGCGATGCGCTGTTGGCAAGGAAGTCAGCAAATAGAAGGCCAGCGAGCATTATCACGATGCCGGCAATCAAGTGTGGCACCCAAAGCGCTACGCTTGTCAGGATATCTGCCAGTTCATCCAGGTAAATGATATTTGCCGCAGGAGTGAGGAATGCGACAAACACCCACCATTTTACAAGCTGTCCTGCTACCCTGGACAAGTGCAGGCCGCCAATGGCGTCCACCATTTTCTTCTCATGCATCCAGTGGTCGATCTTGGTCTTTTCAATGATTTTTGTGACGAGGTAGCCAAGCAGGACACCGACAAAATAGCCGACAATGATTACGGCAAGCGCAGCCAAAATGCCTGGAAGATAAAGAACAATACTATTCCATATCTGAACAAACGGATCCAGAAGCTCATAACCTGATGTGCTGATTGCCATCGCTGAATATTTTATTTTTTCAGACTATTTAAAAGTTTCGGTGATGCTGTGCCCGGTTGAAAATCCCCTGCCTAAATTCAATAAATGTTTTAAATCGCATATGCTTTAATGAGCTCATGGGAGATGTTTCAAGCCAGGCAGCATACCTGCAAGACTGCTACAACAGGGAATTTGAGGCAGTTGTTGAAGAAGCGAATGGAAAGTACATTGTATTGCAGAAGACATTTTTCTACCCTGACTCAGGCGGCCAGCCCTATGACACCGGAATGCTGATGACGGAAGACGGCAGGATGTTTAAGGTTATTTTTGTGGGAAAATTCGGCAATAACATCAGCCATGAATTGGACCAGGAAGGCCTGAAACCAGGGGACAAAGTAAAAGGGATGGTTGACTGGGAAAGGAGATATGCCCATATGCGTATGCACACCGCAATCCACATTCTCTGTGCCGTAATCAACAAAATTTCCGGCGCCCAGATTACCGGAAACCAGATAGGCGTGGAAAAAACAAGGATAGACTTCAGCCTTGATAATTTTGACAGGGAGCAGATCAAAAGGTATGAGGAAGAGACCAACAGGATAATCAATAATGCCCATGATGTGGAATTCAAGTTCATGTCCAGGGAAGATGCGCTTGAAATACCCTCGGTTGTAAAGCTGCAGATGGAATTCCCAAAGGATGTTGAAACCATCAGGCTGGTTGACATTGTTGGATTTGATGTGCAGGCATGCGGAGGGACACATGTCAAAAACACTTCTGAAGTGAGGGGGATAAGGGTCATAAAAGCGGAAAACAAGGGAAGGAACAACAGGAGGATATATTTTGAGCTGGCTGGTGAATGAATTCTATATAAAAAATTCCATATAAAAACTAATACTTGTTCAGGATGAATCCCAGTCGCTCACTTGTGCGTGTACCAGAAATTGAGCTGGCCGTTTTCCCCGCCTATGCTGTCAAGCCTGCAGAAGCCAAACCTTTCAAACTGCACAATCTCATTGACCTTGACATTTTTCAGCATTGGCTCGGCCTTGCCTGACCTGACCACCTTGTCCGGCATCATGACAGTGACATCCACCAGGCCATCCGCGGCAGGAAGCCAGTGCATTATTTTTTTCCCGGCTGTTTTGTATTTTTCAACTTCCTTAGAATGGAATGAAAAATCATTTCCTTTCCTGGTGAAATTCAGGCAGTCCATTAGCCGGTAAAGCGCATTGTCCTCCAGGCTTTGGAAATCATTCCTGGAAAGCAGGAATCCTGAATGCGTGATGAGGTCTCTCGTGCCCCTGTTTGGATAGTCTGGGTGCAGTTTCAAGTGGCTTGTCGAGTCCGGCGCGCCCCTGATGTGGATTTCAACCGGATCATCAATGAAAAAATACCTGTTGCAGCTTGAGTCGAGGATTCTCCTGTTCTGCACAATGAGGTCGTCCCATGTCAAAGTTGCCTCTGCCTTGGTTATGCCTGTGTTGACAATGAAATTCTTAATTGCATCCGGAACAAAGCCCCTCCTTCGCAGGGCAACAAGTGTTGTGAGGCTCGGGTCGTCCCACCCGACCAGCTCGCCATTTTTTATCTTGTCTCGGATTATCCTGCCTGAGCTTTCAAC is a genomic window containing:
- a CDS encoding Lrp/AsnC family transcriptional regulator; amino-acid sequence: MISRKELMVLACLRKNARQPLVEMAGQTGMSVSNVHSIMRKIASHGISKNYCELDFGMAGYPIRLCYIVQIGSNKGTNENLGELLNARPDLLKHVNNVFRLNNGTNYFIEAIFREMREAYAFSELLQQVSKNFAEHHVIEVIKKEGFELPLKSE
- a CDS encoding ribonuclease Z, which encodes MKITFLGVGSATDPNYPNVSVHVEGKKSSIILDCGTSIAQALINRQDIMTTVDGIYISHRHGDHFFGLPTVLMRMRELNRKKPLVIFGHAGIKKFVQAALALAYSTFLGEQPDLPYSLRYAEFEQNKKMFGLGFGLAPTIHGETNYAVRITEGNKSVVYSGDGMFTEQGRKLYRGCDLLIHESFTIDETFRGHAMATDLIKMSKEENVKALALVHFRETVRAGDLARLRTIIKKEKINAFVPEPGTMLVI
- a CDS encoding DUF1931 domain-containing protein, whose product is MLIVKSNIKEATTYQGKAYNVSSDFADALDAKVKEMIQDACRRAGQNNRHTIMPRDL
- a CDS encoding alanyl-tRNA editing protein translates to MGDVSSQAAYLQDCYNREFEAVVEEANGKYIVLQKTFFYPDSGGQPYDTGMLMTEDGRMFKVIFVGKFGNNISHELDQEGLKPGDKVKGMVDWERRYAHMRMHTAIHILCAVINKISGAQITGNQIGVEKTRIDFSLDNFDREQIKRYEEETNRIINNAHDVEFKFMSREDALEIPSVVKLQMEFPKDVETIRLVDIVGFDVQACGGTHVKNTSEVRGIRVIKAENKGRNNRRIYFELAGE